In a genomic window of Sulfurisphaera tokodaii str. 7:
- a CDS encoding CDC48 family AAA ATPase encodes MEIELSTGAEIPPSGKKELILRVVEAKQKDVGRGKVRVDIDLLNQIGVNPGEVIEIEGQRKTAAIAWPLSPEDALEEEDKFIIRMDGITRKNAGVSIGDKVIVRKASPKIATSVKLAPSNFSITVDPGFISYVKKKLKDYPLVEGDTVLIPVLGQAIPFTVVQVRPQGIVIVSDETSITISEKPAEQARYPRVTYEDIGGMKHIIQKIRELVELPLKHPELFKRLGIEPPKGILLYGPPGVGKTLLAKAVANETEAYFTSINGPEIMSKFYGESEQRLREIFEDAKKHAPAIIFIDEIDAIAPKRDEVIGEVERRVVAQLLTLMDGLESRGNVIVIAATNRPNAVDPALRRPGRFDREIEIPLPDKQGRLEILQIHTRNMPLSKDVDLEKLAEMTHGYTGADLSALVREAAMNALRRYLQVIDLNQDKIPPEILEKMEVNMDDFLKAFKEIVPSGLREIYVEVPEVHWSDIGGLEDVKEELREVVEYPLKYREAYENVGIEPPKGILLFGPPGTGKTMLAKAVATESGANFIAVRGPEILSKWVGESEKAIREIFRKARQAAPTVIFFDEIDAIAPMRGLTTDSGVTERIVNQLLAEMDGIEKLENVVIIAATNRPDILDPALLRPGRFDRLIYVPPPDKRARAEILKVHTRNVPLAEDITLDELAEKTEGYTGADLAALVREATLRAIREEMTECMKKADENCKRNDNECRDKIVKDCMKGKGVLVEKRHFDIALKKVRPSVTMDMIQFYQNWLEKARQQLPRANLKPSTFT; translated from the coding sequence TTGGAGATAGAGTTGAGTACTGGCGCTGAAATTCCTCCTTCTGGTAAGAAAGAGCTTATATTGAGAGTAGTTGAGGCTAAGCAAAAAGATGTAGGAAGAGGAAAAGTTAGAGTAGACATTGATTTATTAAACCAAATAGGCGTTAATCCTGGAGAAGTAATTGAAATTGAAGGACAAAGAAAGACCGCAGCAATAGCTTGGCCTTTATCACCAGAAGATGCCCTTGAAGAAGAAGACAAATTCATAATTAGAATGGATGGGATAACAAGGAAAAACGCGGGTGTTTCTATAGGAGACAAAGTTATAGTAAGAAAAGCCTCACCAAAAATAGCAACTAGCGTAAAACTAGCTCCTTCGAATTTTTCAATTACTGTTGATCCAGGGTTTATATCTTATGTAAAGAAAAAACTTAAAGATTACCCTCTAGTTGAAGGAGATACTGTTCTTATTCCAGTACTAGGTCAAGCTATACCTTTTACAGTAGTTCAGGTTAGACCTCAAGGAATAGTGATTGTTTCAGATGAGACAAGTATAACAATATCTGAAAAACCAGCAGAACAAGCTAGATATCCTAGGGTTACTTATGAGGACATTGGTGGAATGAAGCATATAATACAGAAAATAAGAGAGCTCGTAGAATTACCACTGAAACACCCAGAATTATTCAAGAGATTAGGAATTGAACCACCTAAAGGAATTTTACTATATGGTCCTCCTGGAGTAGGTAAAACCCTATTAGCTAAAGCAGTAGCTAATGAAACAGAAGCTTACTTTACATCTATTAATGGACCGGAAATTATGAGCAAATTCTATGGTGAGAGCGAACAAAGACTAAGAGAAATTTTTGAAGATGCAAAGAAACACGCACCAGCTATAATATTTATTGATGAAATAGACGCAATAGCACCTAAAAGAGATGAAGTAATAGGTGAAGTTGAAAGAAGAGTTGTTGCACAACTATTAACATTAATGGACGGTCTCGAGAGTAGAGGTAATGTAATAGTTATTGCAGCTACAAATAGACCTAATGCCGTTGACCCCGCGCTAAGAAGACCAGGAAGATTTGATAGAGAAATAGAAATACCATTACCAGACAAGCAGGGTAGATTAGAAATATTACAAATTCACACTAGAAATATGCCGTTATCCAAGGATGTAGACCTTGAAAAACTAGCTGAAATGACCCATGGATATACTGGTGCAGATCTTTCTGCTTTAGTTAGAGAAGCCGCAATGAATGCATTAAGAAGATATCTACAAGTAATTGATTTGAACCAGGATAAAATACCACCAGAAATACTCGAAAAAATGGAAGTAAATATGGATGACTTCTTAAAGGCATTTAAAGAAATCGTACCAAGCGGTTTAAGAGAAATCTATGTAGAAGTACCCGAAGTTCATTGGAGCGATATTGGAGGACTAGAGGATGTAAAAGAAGAATTAAGAGAAGTAGTAGAGTATCCACTAAAATACAGAGAAGCTTATGAGAATGTTGGAATAGAACCGCCTAAGGGTATTTTGTTGTTTGGTCCTCCTGGTACTGGTAAAACTATGCTTGCTAAGGCTGTTGCTACTGAGAGTGGTGCTAATTTTATTGCTGTTCGTGGTCCTGAAATCTTATCAAAGTGGGTTGGTGAGAGTGAGAAGGCTATTAGGGAAATATTTAGGAAGGCTAGGCAAGCAGCACCAACAGTAATATTCTTTGATGAAATAGATGCAATAGCACCAATGAGAGGACTAACAACAGACAGTGGCGTAACAGAAAGAATAGTAAACCAACTACTAGCAGAAATGGACGGAATAGAAAAACTTGAGAATGTGGTTATTATTGCTGCTACTAATAGGCCTGATATTCTTGATCCTGCTTTGTTGAGGCCTGGTAGGTTTGATAGGTTGATTTATGTTCCTCCGCCAGATAAGAGGGCTAGGGCTGAGATTTTGAAAGTTCATACTAGGAATGTGCCATTAGCTGAAGATATTACATTAGACGAGCTAGCTGAAAAAACAGAAGGCTACACAGGAGCTGATTTAGCTGCACTAGTTAGAGAAGCTACATTAAGAGCTATAAGAGAAGAAATGACTGAATGTATGAAAAAGGCTGATGAGAATTGTAAAAGAAACGATAATGAATGTAGAGATAAGATTGTGAAGGACTGTATGAAAGGAAAAGGAGTTCTAGTTGAGAAAAGGCATTTTGACATTGCACTAAAGAAAGTGAGACCATCAGTAACTATGGACATGATACAATTCTACCAGAACTGGTTAGAAAAAGCAAGGCAACAGCTACCGAGAGCTAATTTGAAGCCTAGCACCTTCACGTGA